The following are encoded together in the Osmia lignaria lignaria isolate PbOS001 chromosome 13, iyOsmLign1, whole genome shotgun sequence genome:
- the LOC117602595 gene encoding uncharacterized protein LOC117602595 isoform X2: protein MENQAFEEEQQPRLEETANPRSFSFRSSSRLEETDTDNHVYEDILPGIEEVSTSSDVEDLRSKTSVQRSFDIVDYASREDETEISGAFRRNHTLPFRRGVGLDSLATSSSVRLTNRRRNACTQEAEVGPGNTVLVDDAFGQSTTLQIECKPNRRRRKKDCKHCRNKAASSTNDENDTVLRKNRDNQQSSYAVESKAPLTILDPSHLSDIPAVSSVKRMDEVNGCNNLSSVFSISEKVAGSKLIEYERNNGHRNLVKPTEMKGNDVVSSEKKTRTGMRVNSIYSQDRWYAKETSNIFFTDVKEHSSFQRANSLPLGSQTPSSQNRINLRRSVRGEPPPHPARLRKHRHGWTMHLARPIETSGCTRSLVLLLILIVTLLGIGAMALYIVFEPEKLQMIQQYLKSSTNESSNGNTLLAGTFLHDTSSRELNYTSTTPANTVAASILSNGDQSLPENTMVEIETEAASTQTVNSTRYCDDCLPEEVCVALVDEEVPICRVSLDPRDPTGCAGFCLVNKQKCHRLDVDAFRCVDIEHYCLDDEWTCSNTLCIPVDKRCDGHMNCYDHSDEYNCVCDPETHFQCGNETSCLPLEKRCDGKIDCWDAADEINCTLACPSGNEFTCSNGQCILKARFCDGLPDCLDGSDEPHGCQGRCNKHEFTCQNNRCITKGMKCNGVDDCGDGTDERHCKDRIS from the exons ATGGAGAACCAAGCTTTCGAGGAGGAGCAACAACCGCGGCTCGAAGAGACCGCGAATCCGCGCTCCTTCAGTTTCCGTTCGTCGAGCAGGCTCGAAGAAACGGACACGGATAACCACGTGTACGAGGACATTTTACCCGGGATAGAAGAGGTATCGACGTCGTCCGACGTCGAGGATCTTCGATCAAAGACCAGCGTTCAGCGTTCGTTCGACATCGTCGATTACGCGTCTCGAGAAGACGAAACAGAGATATCCGGTGCGTTTCGACGCAATCACACCTTGCCTTTTCGTCGAGGTGTCGGCCTCGATTCGCTCGCCACCAGTTCCTCCGTTCGTCTGACGAACCGAAGGAGGAACGCGTGCACCCAGGAGGCGGAAGTCGGGCCAGGAAACACGGTCCTCGTCGACGATGCATTCGGCCAATCGACTACCTTGCAGATCGAATGCAAACCGAACAGAAGACGCAGAAAGAAAGACTGCAAACACTGTAGGAACAAGGCTGCCTCCTCGACGAACGATGAAAACGACACGGTTCTAAGGAAGAACAGAGACAATCAGCAAAGTTCGTACGCGGTGGAGTCAAAAGCTCCTCTAACGATACTCGATCCGAGTCATTTATCCGATATACCCGCGGTGTCGTCTGTAAAAAGGATGGACGAGGTGAACGGATGCAACAACTTGTCCTCGGTGTTTAGCATCTCGGAAAAGGTAGCAGGATCGAAGCTGATCGAGTACGAGCGAAACAATGGACATCGGAATCTTGTCAAGCCGACGGAGATGAAGGGAAACGACGTAGTTTCATCGGAGAAGAAAACGCGAACGGGGATGAGGGTGAACTCTATCTACTCTCAGGATCGCTGGTACGCGAAGGAGACGTCTAATATATTCTTCACCGATGTCAAGGAACACTCTTCCTTTCAG AGGGCCAATTCCCTGCCGCTGGGAAGCCAAACTCCGTCCTCCCAAAATCGCATCAACTTGCGAAGAAGCGTCCGAGGAGAACCACCCCCGCATCCGGCCAGACTTCGGAAACATCGTCACGGTTGGACCATGCATCTGGCGCGTCCCATCGAGACTTCCGGATGCACCAGATCGCTCGTCCTCCTCTTGATTCTGATAGTAACGCTGCTGGGAATCGGCGCCATGGCACTCTACATCGTTTTCG AACCCGAAAAGCTGCAAATGATTCAACAGTACCTGAAATCGTCGACGAACGAATCGTCGAACGGGAACACGCTGCTGGCAGGCACGTTTTTGCACGACACGAGCAGCAGGGAATTGAACTATACTTCGACGACACCTGCGAATACCGTCGCGGCGAGTATTCTTTCGAACGGTGATCAATCGCTTCCGGAGAACACCATGGTGGAAATCGAAACGGAAGCCGCCAGTACTCAGACCGTGAATTCGACTCGATACTGCGACGATTGTTTGCCGGAGGAAGTTTGCGTGGCGTTGGTCGACGAGGAGGTACCGATCTGTCGGGTCAGCCTCGACCCCCGCGATCCGACTGGATGCGCCGGCTTTTGTCTGGTCAACAAACAAAAGTGTCATCGTCTCGACGTGGATGCTTTTAG GTGCGTGGACATCGAGCACTATTGTCTGGACGACGAGTGGACCTGCTCGAACACCCTCTGCATCCCCGTCGACAAACGTTGCGACGGTCATATGAATTGTTACGACCATTCGGACGAGTACAATTGCG TCTGCGACCCGGAGACGCATTTCCAGTGCGGTAACGAGACTTCCTGCCTTCCGTTGGAAAAGAGATGCGACGGCAAGATAGATTGCTGGGACGCGGCCGACGAGATTAATTGCACGTTAG CATGTCCATCGGGAAACGAGTTCACGTGCAGCAATGGGCAGTGCATATTGAAAGCGCGTTTTTGCGACGGCCTGCCGGACTGTCTCGACGGATCCGACGAACCCCACGGATGCCAAGGACGGTGCAACAAGCACGAATTTACATGCCA AAACAACAGATGCATCACGAAAGGAATGAAGTGCAACGGTGTCGACGATTGCGGGGACGGGACCGACGAGAGGCATTGTAAAGATCGAATTTCCTAG
- the Ehbp1 gene encoding eps15 homology domain containing protein-binding protein 1 isoform X1: protein MSSVWKRLQRVNKRAAKFEFTVSYHEVTLETTTKWKPNKLSVVWTRRSRRVSSEPLDWEPSLSDPLKGVISWAVPDNHTVSVTLFKDPRTHELEDKDWTFVIEDVSSTGKRRHVAATNINMKKYATLESSQQQLKLDLKPTSKKIVSATLECTLSCVFLREGKATDEDMQSMASLMSVNNNSDIAPLDDFDNEDIPEDVEEVCVKNLDEILDISAQLDLMTSSLTESELPSTPISVASLSKDDTTPVNETDRFIRDISLTGIGDSFKEKSPLKDNVAVENNKNIEHSTLSRLPLQPLEFTKNDGNIPKLKEITPGQDLLEWCKEVTKDYPGVKVTNLTTSWRNGMAFCAIVHHFRPDLIDIDSLLPHDVKGNCKKAFDAGQALGIPRVIEPSDMDILTVPDKLAVMTYLYQLRAHFTGHELEVHQIGKTADESSYMIGRFNTDNNSDVSVQLFGQEIINLRKKDQAEYKNNKADANRRSNPFDNKKEDVNIDSLKNQLHLSLNIENQDHDQCNKDKSPSSVKDVKDIILASSKSILEKVLSPTKEKSLSREKSKSPPRILQVQQRPILMTRRQLTDPFGSDEEEENIQIIDDKWPQSVTMNKSETPIRDDSMIANERGNHTECQSISSPQGEHRSQHPLVSRHDELRERARQLLEQARNTKSAGLVSAAASPIESQNDDERQQQLRERARRLIAEVKMGVNITSSQVSDDNSSDRRSMDDQNNSPRRSITPSTPGDKFSTKSEYNGNILGSTSVIDGDKKITSPLYSFSKIIERISPDKTSPDGTSYALRGLGKDMTSYIQNELEALEREQTQIDIQAGKLEKQLRDAMESDNEDETERLMSLWFTLVNKKNALLRRQMQLNILEKEDDLERRFELLNRELRSILAVEDWRKTPEQKMRENLLLEELVSIVNKRDELVHHLDTQERAIEDDDEIERDLSRAGLAQRNKSCVIQ from the exons ATGAGTTCCGTTTGGAAACGACTGCAACGAGTAAACAAGAGAGCTGCAAAGTTTGAATTCACCGTTTCTTATCATGAAGTTACTTTAGAAACAACTACAAAATG GAAACCAAACAAGCTAAGTGTTGTATGGACAAGACGTAGTAGAAGAGTTAGCTCAGAACCATTGGATTGGGAGCCAAGTTTAAGCGATCCCTTAAAAGGGGTTATTAGTTGGGCAGTTCCTGACAATCACACAGTTTCAGTGACTCTGTTTAAAGATCCAAGGACCCATGAATTAGAGGATAAAGATTGGACATTTGTGATTGAAGat GTCTCTTCTACCGGTAAAAGAAGGCATGTGGCTGCAACAAACATAAATATGAAGAAATATGCAACTTTAGAATCTAGTCAGCAACAACTTAAATTGGATTTGAAACCTACTTCGAAGAAAATCGTTAGCGCTACATTAGAATGTACTTTATCGTGCGTTTTCTTACGAGAAGGCAAAGCGAC GGACGAGGATATGCAGAGTATGGCTAGTTTAATGTCGGTTAACAATAACAGCGATATCGCACCTTTAGATGATTTTGATAACGAAGATATACCCGAAGACGTCGAAGAAGTCTGCGTTAAAAATCTCGATGAAATCTTAGATATATCTGCTCAACTTGATCTAATGACTAGTAGTCTTACTGAAAGTGAATTACCTAGTACACCGATAAGTG TGGCAAGTTTATCAAAGGATGATACTACACCTGTAAATGAAACAGATCGCTTCATACGCGATATTAGTCTAACAGGCATTGGTGATTCTTTTAAAGAAAAATCTCCTTTAAAGGACAATGTTGCAGTTGAAAACAA taaaaacattgaacatagTACTCTATCAAGATTACCATTGCAACCGTTAGAATTCACGAAGAACGACGGCAATATTCCTAAGTTAAAAGAAATAACACCAGGTCAAGATCTCTTAGAATGGTGTAAAGAGGTAACAAAAGATTATCCTGGTGTGAAAGTTACTAATCTTACAACATCTTGGAGAAATGGAATGGCATTTTGTGCAATTGTACATCATTTTAGACCTGATCTTAT AGATATAGATTCGTTGTTACCGCATGATGTCAAAGGTAACTGTAAAAAAGCATTTGATGCTGGACAAGCTCTTGGTATACCAAGAGTAATAGAACCATCAGATATGGATATATTAACTGTACCTGACAAATTAGCTGTGATGACATATTTATATCAGTTGAGAGCACATTTCACTGGTCATGAATTAGAG GTACATCAAATAGGTAAAACTGCAGATGAATCTTCTTACATGATTGGTAGATTTAATACAGACAATAATTCAGATGTGAGTGTGCAACTATTCGgtcaagaaataattaatttacggAAGAAAGATCAAGcggaatataaaaataataaagcaGACGCTAATAGACG ATCAAACCCGTTTGATAATAAAAAGGAGGATGTTAATATTGACTCCCTAAAGAATCAGTTACACTTAAgtttaaatatagaaaatcaAGATCATGATCAATGCAACAAAGATAAATCTCCGTCGAGTGTTAAAGATGTTAAGGATATTATACTAGCCAGTTCAAAAAGTATTCTAGAAAAAGTGTTATCACCGACTAAAGAAAAATCTTTATCTAGAGAAAAA AGTAAATCTCCGCCAAGAATATTGCAAGTTCAACAACGACCTATATTAATGACTCGTCGCCAATTAACTGATCCGTTTGGATCagacgaagaagaggaaaacaTTCAAATAATTGATGATAAATGGCCTCAGTCGGTGACAATGAACAAATCGGAAACACCAATTCGTGAT GATTCAATGATCGCAAATGAAAGGGGAAATCATACCGAGTGTCAGAGTATATCATCACCTCAAGGAGAACATCGTTCTCAGCAT CCATTAGTCAGTCGGCATGATGAATTAAGAGAACGTGCCAGACAACTATTAGAACAGGCTAGGAATACAAAGTCAGCTGGCCTTGTTTCTGCTGCTGCTAGTCCTATCgag AGTCAGAATGATGATGAAAGACAGCAACAATTACGTGAAAGGGCAAGACGTTTAAtcgctgaagtaaaaatggggGTTAATATTACTTCGAGTCAAGTTAGCGATGACAATAGCAGTGACAGACGATCAATGGATGATCAGAATAATAGTCCAAGACGAAGTATCACACCGTCTACTCCTGGTGATAAATTTAGTACAAAG TCTGAATACAATGGAAATATATTAGGAAGTACGAGTGTCATAGATGGCGACAAAAAGATCACATCTCCTCTGTACTCGTTTTccaaaataattgaaagaatttCACCAGATAAAACTAGTCCCGATGGTACTTCATATGCACTCAGAGGG TTGGGGAAGGATATGACATCGTACATTCAAAATGAATTAGAGGCATTAGAAAGAGAACAAACTCAAATAGATATTCAAGCTGGTAAACTTGAAAAACAGCTTCGGGATGCTATGGAAAGTGATAACGAAGATGAAACTGAAAGACTGATGTCTCTATGGTTTACTCttgttaataagaaaaatgcacTTCTAAGAAGGCAAATGcaattaaatatatt aGAAAAGGAAGATGATTTAGAACGACGATTTGAATTGTTAAATCGTGAATTGAGGAGTATACTAGCGGTTGAAGATTGGAGAAAAACTCCTGAACAAAAAATGCGAGAAAATTTACTATTAGAAGAATTAGTTTCTATTGTGAACAAGAGAGACGAGCTAGTTCATCATCTTGATACACAAGAAAGAGC tATAGAAGATGATGACGAAATAGAACGCGACCTATCTAGAGCTGGGTTAGCTCAACGAAACAAAAGTTGTGTGATACaatga
- the LOC117602595 gene encoding uncharacterized protein LOC117602595 isoform X1, with translation MENQAFEEEQQPRLEETANPRSFSFRSSSRLEETDTDNHVYEDILPGIEEVSTSSDVEDLRSKTSVQRSFDIVDYASREDETEISGAFRRNHTLPFRRGVGLDSLATSSSVRLTNRRRNACTQEAEVGPGNTVLVDDAFGQSTTLQIECKPNRRRRKKDCKHCRNKAASSTNDENDTVLRKNRDNQQSSYAVESKAPLTILDPSHLSDIPAVSSVKRMDEVNGCNNLSSVFSISEKVAGSKLIEYERNNGHRNLVKPTEMKGNDVVSSEKKTRTGMRVNSIYSQDRWYAKETSNIFFTDVKEHSSFQRANSLPLGSQTPSSQNRINLRRSVRGEPPPHPARLRKHRHGWTMHLARPIETSGCTRSLVLLLILIVTLLGIGAMALYIVFEPEKLQMIQQYLKSSTNESSNGNTLLAGTFLHDTSSRELNYTSTTPANTVAASILSNGDQSLPENTMVEIETEAASTQTVNSTRYCDDCLPEEVCVALVDEEVPICRVSLDPRDPTGCAGFCLVNKQKCHRLDVDAFRCVDIEHYCLDDEWTCSNTLCIPVDKRCDGHMNCYDHSDEYNCVCDPETHFQCGNETSCLPLEKRCDGKIDCWDAADEINCTLGRNLGWSCPSGNEFTCSNGQCILKARFCDGLPDCLDGSDEPHGCQGRCNKHEFTCQNNRCITKGMKCNGVDDCGDGTDERHCKDRIS, from the exons ATGGAGAACCAAGCTTTCGAGGAGGAGCAACAACCGCGGCTCGAAGAGACCGCGAATCCGCGCTCCTTCAGTTTCCGTTCGTCGAGCAGGCTCGAAGAAACGGACACGGATAACCACGTGTACGAGGACATTTTACCCGGGATAGAAGAGGTATCGACGTCGTCCGACGTCGAGGATCTTCGATCAAAGACCAGCGTTCAGCGTTCGTTCGACATCGTCGATTACGCGTCTCGAGAAGACGAAACAGAGATATCCGGTGCGTTTCGACGCAATCACACCTTGCCTTTTCGTCGAGGTGTCGGCCTCGATTCGCTCGCCACCAGTTCCTCCGTTCGTCTGACGAACCGAAGGAGGAACGCGTGCACCCAGGAGGCGGAAGTCGGGCCAGGAAACACGGTCCTCGTCGACGATGCATTCGGCCAATCGACTACCTTGCAGATCGAATGCAAACCGAACAGAAGACGCAGAAAGAAAGACTGCAAACACTGTAGGAACAAGGCTGCCTCCTCGACGAACGATGAAAACGACACGGTTCTAAGGAAGAACAGAGACAATCAGCAAAGTTCGTACGCGGTGGAGTCAAAAGCTCCTCTAACGATACTCGATCCGAGTCATTTATCCGATATACCCGCGGTGTCGTCTGTAAAAAGGATGGACGAGGTGAACGGATGCAACAACTTGTCCTCGGTGTTTAGCATCTCGGAAAAGGTAGCAGGATCGAAGCTGATCGAGTACGAGCGAAACAATGGACATCGGAATCTTGTCAAGCCGACGGAGATGAAGGGAAACGACGTAGTTTCATCGGAGAAGAAAACGCGAACGGGGATGAGGGTGAACTCTATCTACTCTCAGGATCGCTGGTACGCGAAGGAGACGTCTAATATATTCTTCACCGATGTCAAGGAACACTCTTCCTTTCAG AGGGCCAATTCCCTGCCGCTGGGAAGCCAAACTCCGTCCTCCCAAAATCGCATCAACTTGCGAAGAAGCGTCCGAGGAGAACCACCCCCGCATCCGGCCAGACTTCGGAAACATCGTCACGGTTGGACCATGCATCTGGCGCGTCCCATCGAGACTTCCGGATGCACCAGATCGCTCGTCCTCCTCTTGATTCTGATAGTAACGCTGCTGGGAATCGGCGCCATGGCACTCTACATCGTTTTCG AACCCGAAAAGCTGCAAATGATTCAACAGTACCTGAAATCGTCGACGAACGAATCGTCGAACGGGAACACGCTGCTGGCAGGCACGTTTTTGCACGACACGAGCAGCAGGGAATTGAACTATACTTCGACGACACCTGCGAATACCGTCGCGGCGAGTATTCTTTCGAACGGTGATCAATCGCTTCCGGAGAACACCATGGTGGAAATCGAAACGGAAGCCGCCAGTACTCAGACCGTGAATTCGACTCGATACTGCGACGATTGTTTGCCGGAGGAAGTTTGCGTGGCGTTGGTCGACGAGGAGGTACCGATCTGTCGGGTCAGCCTCGACCCCCGCGATCCGACTGGATGCGCCGGCTTTTGTCTGGTCAACAAACAAAAGTGTCATCGTCTCGACGTGGATGCTTTTAG GTGCGTGGACATCGAGCACTATTGTCTGGACGACGAGTGGACCTGCTCGAACACCCTCTGCATCCCCGTCGACAAACGTTGCGACGGTCATATGAATTGTTACGACCATTCGGACGAGTACAATTGCG TCTGCGACCCGGAGACGCATTTCCAGTGCGGTAACGAGACTTCCTGCCTTCCGTTGGAAAAGAGATGCGACGGCAAGATAGATTGCTGGGACGCGGCCGACGAGATTAATTGCACGTTAG GTCGTAATCTCGGTTGGT CATGTCCATCGGGAAACGAGTTCACGTGCAGCAATGGGCAGTGCATATTGAAAGCGCGTTTTTGCGACGGCCTGCCGGACTGTCTCGACGGATCCGACGAACCCCACGGATGCCAAGGACGGTGCAACAAGCACGAATTTACATGCCA AAACAACAGATGCATCACGAAAGGAATGAAGTGCAACGGTGTCGACGATTGCGGGGACGGGACCGACGAGAGGCATTGTAAAGATCGAATTTCCTAG
- the Ehbp1 gene encoding eps15 homology domain containing protein-binding protein 1 isoform X2, which translates to MSSVWKRLQRVNKRAAKFEFTVSYHEVTLETTTKWKPNKLSVVWTRRSRRVSSEPLDWEPSLSDPLKGVISWAVPDNHTVSVTLFKDPRTHELEDKDWTFVIEDVSSTGKRRHVAATNINMKKYATLESSQQQLKLDLKPTSKKIVSATLECTLSCVFLREGKATDEDMQSMASLMSVNNNSDIAPLDDFDNEDIPEDVEEVCVKNLDEILDISAQLDLMTSSLTESELPSTPISVASLSKDDTTPVNETDRFIRDISLTGIGDSFKEKSPLKDNVAVENNKNIEHSTLSRLPLQPLEFTKNDGNIPKLKEITPGQDLLEWCKEVTKDYPGVKVTNLTTSWRNGMAFCAIVHHFRPDLIDIDSLLPHDVKGNCKKAFDAGQALGIPRVIEPSDMDILTVPDKLAVMTYLYQLRAHFTGHELEVHQIGKTADESSYMIGRFNTDNNSDVSVQLFGQEIINLRKKDQAEYKNNKADANRRSNPFDNKKEDVNIDSLKNQLHLSLNIENQDHDQCNKDKSPSSVKDVKDIILASSKSILEKVLSPTKEKSLSREKSKSPPRILQVQQRPILMTRRQLTDPFGSDEEEENIQIIDDKWPQSVTMNKSETPIRDDSMIANERGNHTECQSISSPQGEHRSQHSQNDDERQQQLRERARRLIAEVKMGVNITSSQVSDDNSSDRRSMDDQNNSPRRSITPSTPGDKFSTKSEYNGNILGSTSVIDGDKKITSPLYSFSKIIERISPDKTSPDGTSYALRGLGKDMTSYIQNELEALEREQTQIDIQAGKLEKQLRDAMESDNEDETERLMSLWFTLVNKKNALLRRQMQLNILEKEDDLERRFELLNRELRSILAVEDWRKTPEQKMRENLLLEELVSIVNKRDELVHHLDTQERAIEDDDEIERDLSRAGLAQRNKSCVIQ; encoded by the exons ATGAGTTCCGTTTGGAAACGACTGCAACGAGTAAACAAGAGAGCTGCAAAGTTTGAATTCACCGTTTCTTATCATGAAGTTACTTTAGAAACAACTACAAAATG GAAACCAAACAAGCTAAGTGTTGTATGGACAAGACGTAGTAGAAGAGTTAGCTCAGAACCATTGGATTGGGAGCCAAGTTTAAGCGATCCCTTAAAAGGGGTTATTAGTTGGGCAGTTCCTGACAATCACACAGTTTCAGTGACTCTGTTTAAAGATCCAAGGACCCATGAATTAGAGGATAAAGATTGGACATTTGTGATTGAAGat GTCTCTTCTACCGGTAAAAGAAGGCATGTGGCTGCAACAAACATAAATATGAAGAAATATGCAACTTTAGAATCTAGTCAGCAACAACTTAAATTGGATTTGAAACCTACTTCGAAGAAAATCGTTAGCGCTACATTAGAATGTACTTTATCGTGCGTTTTCTTACGAGAAGGCAAAGCGAC GGACGAGGATATGCAGAGTATGGCTAGTTTAATGTCGGTTAACAATAACAGCGATATCGCACCTTTAGATGATTTTGATAACGAAGATATACCCGAAGACGTCGAAGAAGTCTGCGTTAAAAATCTCGATGAAATCTTAGATATATCTGCTCAACTTGATCTAATGACTAGTAGTCTTACTGAAAGTGAATTACCTAGTACACCGATAAGTG TGGCAAGTTTATCAAAGGATGATACTACACCTGTAAATGAAACAGATCGCTTCATACGCGATATTAGTCTAACAGGCATTGGTGATTCTTTTAAAGAAAAATCTCCTTTAAAGGACAATGTTGCAGTTGAAAACAA taaaaacattgaacatagTACTCTATCAAGATTACCATTGCAACCGTTAGAATTCACGAAGAACGACGGCAATATTCCTAAGTTAAAAGAAATAACACCAGGTCAAGATCTCTTAGAATGGTGTAAAGAGGTAACAAAAGATTATCCTGGTGTGAAAGTTACTAATCTTACAACATCTTGGAGAAATGGAATGGCATTTTGTGCAATTGTACATCATTTTAGACCTGATCTTAT AGATATAGATTCGTTGTTACCGCATGATGTCAAAGGTAACTGTAAAAAAGCATTTGATGCTGGACAAGCTCTTGGTATACCAAGAGTAATAGAACCATCAGATATGGATATATTAACTGTACCTGACAAATTAGCTGTGATGACATATTTATATCAGTTGAGAGCACATTTCACTGGTCATGAATTAGAG GTACATCAAATAGGTAAAACTGCAGATGAATCTTCTTACATGATTGGTAGATTTAATACAGACAATAATTCAGATGTGAGTGTGCAACTATTCGgtcaagaaataattaatttacggAAGAAAGATCAAGcggaatataaaaataataaagcaGACGCTAATAGACG ATCAAACCCGTTTGATAATAAAAAGGAGGATGTTAATATTGACTCCCTAAAGAATCAGTTACACTTAAgtttaaatatagaaaatcaAGATCATGATCAATGCAACAAAGATAAATCTCCGTCGAGTGTTAAAGATGTTAAGGATATTATACTAGCCAGTTCAAAAAGTATTCTAGAAAAAGTGTTATCACCGACTAAAGAAAAATCTTTATCTAGAGAAAAA AGTAAATCTCCGCCAAGAATATTGCAAGTTCAACAACGACCTATATTAATGACTCGTCGCCAATTAACTGATCCGTTTGGATCagacgaagaagaggaaaacaTTCAAATAATTGATGATAAATGGCCTCAGTCGGTGACAATGAACAAATCGGAAACACCAATTCGTGAT GATTCAATGATCGCAAATGAAAGGGGAAATCATACCGAGTGTCAGAGTATATCATCACCTCAAGGAGAACATCGTTCTCAGCAT AGTCAGAATGATGATGAAAGACAGCAACAATTACGTGAAAGGGCAAGACGTTTAAtcgctgaagtaaaaatggggGTTAATATTACTTCGAGTCAAGTTAGCGATGACAATAGCAGTGACAGACGATCAATGGATGATCAGAATAATAGTCCAAGACGAAGTATCACACCGTCTACTCCTGGTGATAAATTTAGTACAAAG TCTGAATACAATGGAAATATATTAGGAAGTACGAGTGTCATAGATGGCGACAAAAAGATCACATCTCCTCTGTACTCGTTTTccaaaataattgaaagaatttCACCAGATAAAACTAGTCCCGATGGTACTTCATATGCACTCAGAGGG TTGGGGAAGGATATGACATCGTACATTCAAAATGAATTAGAGGCATTAGAAAGAGAACAAACTCAAATAGATATTCAAGCTGGTAAACTTGAAAAACAGCTTCGGGATGCTATGGAAAGTGATAACGAAGATGAAACTGAAAGACTGATGTCTCTATGGTTTACTCttgttaataagaaaaatgcacTTCTAAGAAGGCAAATGcaattaaatatatt aGAAAAGGAAGATGATTTAGAACGACGATTTGAATTGTTAAATCGTGAATTGAGGAGTATACTAGCGGTTGAAGATTGGAGAAAAACTCCTGAACAAAAAATGCGAGAAAATTTACTATTAGAAGAATTAGTTTCTATTGTGAACAAGAGAGACGAGCTAGTTCATCATCTTGATACACAAGAAAGAGC tATAGAAGATGATGACGAAATAGAACGCGACCTATCTAGAGCTGGGTTAGCTCAACGAAACAAAAGTTGTGTGATACaatga